The window GGAACGGGATCGCGGAAGACCGACGTCGCCCGCGCGGGAGTCATCGTCATCGCGTTGATGGCTGAAATCACCATCGACGCTGCGATCGTCAAAGCAAACTGCCGGAAAAACTGCCCCGTGATGCCGCCGAGAAAAGCGCTCGGCAGAAACACGCTGCTAAGAACGAGCGTGATCGCGATGATCGGCCCGGTGATTTCATCCATCGCCCGAATGGTAGCTTCGCGGACCTTGTAGCCCATGCCGATCCAGCGCTCGATATTTTCGAGCACCACGATCGCATCATCGACCACGATGCCGATGGCCAGCACCAAGCCGAAGAGCGTGAGATTGTTGAGCGAGAACCCCATCAGTGCGAGAACCGCCAGCGTACCAACCAGCGACACACCGACGTCGATCAGCGGCAGAACAAGGGCTTTCCAGTCCTGCAGGAAGAGGAGCACGACGATCGCGACGAGAATCACCGCGTCGCGCAGTGTTTTGAAAACTTCGGCTACCGATTCGCGAATGAAGGGAGTGGTGTCGTAGTCGATGCGGAATTTCAAACCTTCGGGAAAGCGCGGCTGGAGTTCTTTCATCCGTGCGCGAACGCGATCGGCGGTGTCGAGAGCATTGCTGCCGGGCAACTGCCACACAGCGAGGCTGGCGGCTGGCAGACTGTCGAGCCGGCAAGTCGTGTTCATGTTCTTCGCGCCGAGTTCAACGCGGCCGATGTCTTTCAGCCGCGTGATCTTGCCGCCGTCGCCGGTTTTGATCACGATTTCGGCAAACTGCTCGGGCTCGGTCAAACGGCCCAGCGTGGTCATGGTCAATTGAAAGTCGAGGCCAGCGGGGACGGGCGGTTGACCTACCTGGCCCGCGGCGACTTGCACGTTTTGTTCTTGCAGCGCTTTCACAACGTCGCCGCCGGTCAGCTCGCGACTCGCGAGCTGATCGGGATTTAGCCAGACCCGAATGCTATAGTCTTGCTGGCCGAGAATCGTGACGTCGCCAACTCCTTCGAGCCGCGCGAGTTCATCGCGGACCTGAATCGTGGCGTAGTTGCTGATGTAGAGCTGATTGAACGGCGGCGGTTCGGTGGGACTCTTCCCTTCAGCAAACAAAGCCACGGCGAGCAGAATGTTCGGCGACTTTTTCTTGGTCGTTACGCCCGTCTGCTGCACGATGTCGGGCAACTGCGGCAAGGCTTGCGCGACGCGGTTTTGTACGAGCACCTGGGCCATGTTCAGATCGGTGCCGAGTTCGAACGTCACGGTGAGCGTGTAGCTGCCATCGCTCGCCGATTGCGATGCCATGTAGAGTGCGCGTTCGACACCGACGACTTGTTGCTCGATGGGCGCGGCGACGCTGTTCTGCACATCGACCGCGCTTGCGCCGGGATAGACGCAGGTGACTTGCACGGTCGGCGGCGCAATATCGGGATACTGCGCGATCGGCAGGATGTAGTTGCAAATGATCCCAGCGAAGACGATGACGATCGAAAGCACCCAGGCGAAGATCGGGCGATCGATAAAGAAGCGAGCCAGCACGGAGTAAGTCCTTGTTGCGCGGCAGGTTTTGGCTACGAGTACGCAAATAATTGCTGCGAGCACGCAGGCAGATCAGCGAACAGGCGGCTGGGTCAGGGATTGGCGCTCGGGGGTGGCAACGGTTTGGCGGGCGTGTCCGGAACAATCGGAGGAGGTGTTCGGTCCGGCGCTGCTTGAATGGGAAGCTCCGGCGGGGGAGCGGGTTTCGCAGGCTCTGAATTCTCCATCGCGGTCGGCGGCTTGGGGAGAGCTGGCAGCGACGAGATGTCGACAGCTCCCTCTTCGGGAGTTACTGGCAAACCAGCCCGGACAAGCAAGCCGCCGCTAATCACCACGCGATCGCTCGCGCCGAGACCACTTTTTACGACACGCAGTTTGCCGTGCTTGGTGCCGAGGACGACGTTCCTTCGTTCGGCGATGTTTTTGTCGTTGATGACATAGACAAACTTGTCGCTTTGATCAGTGTTGATCGCTCGCTCGGGAATCAACACGGCCTGGTAGGCGTCTTCGGATGCAATGTGCAACCGGACGAACAGTCCCGGCGTGAGAGCTCGCTTTGGATTGGGGAAGGAAGCCCGCACGGTAATGGTTCCGGTGCTCGGATCGACGGTGTTCGAGGCAAAGTCGATCAAGCCTGCTTCGGAATACGTCGTGCCGTCGGCCAGCGTGATGGTGACGACGATCTTTCGTTCTCGCAAGTGCGTCGCTTCCATCTTGCCGTCGCCGGCGACGCGTCGCTCGGTGTATCGCAGGAAGGCGATTTCGTCGGGATTGAAATAGACATAAACCGGATCGACCGAAACGATCTTCGTGAGCACCGGCGATAGCGCGCCGGCTTGAACCATGTTGCCGCGGGTGATGTAGGTGCGATCGATGCGGCCGGAGATTTCGGCTTTGATTTGCGTAAACTCCAGGTTCAGCCGCATTGTCTCGGTATCGGCGAGAGCCGATTCGCGGGCTGCGAGAGCCTCGGCTTCGGAAGCCACCGATTGATCGAATTCTTCCTGAGCCACGGCCTTGGCTTTGAGCAGGCTCTCGTTACGAGCGCGAATCGTGCGAGCCAGGTTGTACTTGGCGTCGTAGAGCGTGACGCGGGCTTTCGCCTGGTCCCACTCGGCGCGGTAGGTGCGAGGATCGATTTGATAAAGAACCTTGCCGCGTTCCACAAAGTCGCCGTCGGCGAAGTAGACCTCATCGAGAATGCCGCCGACGCGGGCATGCACTTCGACGGTTTGCGTCGACTCAATCCGGCCGGTGTAATCGTCGATGTCGCGCACCTCGCGAACCGCCGGAACCGCAACGGTCACCTTCGGAGGTTGCGGAGTGGGAAGATTGCCCGCGGCAGAACCGCAGCCAGAAGCGGCCACCGCCGCAGCGCCCGCAAGTAGTAGAAAAGCGAGTCGCATGGTAAAACCTCTCGGTCTTCAAGCAGATTATCATCGAATGGTGATAGCATACCCTGATCGTTGAGCCACAGCCATTACCAAGGACGAGTATGCACTTGCTCATCGGCACCGACGAAGCGGGCTATGGGCCCAACCTGGGACCTCTCGTCGTCGCGGTGAGCGCCTGGCAAACGCCGAAATCTGTCGCGCCAGAAAAACTCTACGAACATCTGGCCACAGTGATCGCAGAGGAAGAATGCGATGATGACGATTTGCGTCTGGCCATCGCCGATTCGAAGGCACTTTATTCGCCCGGCAGCGGACTAGCCGCGATCGAGCGCGGTGTGCTGACGTGTCTCGCTTTGCTGGGTCAGCAACCCACTTCCACCGTGGGGTTGTGGACTGCACTCGCTGCCCATTGCCAGACAGACCGAACCGCACTGGCCTGGCATGCAGAGGAAGAAGAAGCGGTGCCGCTCGATGCGTGCAGCGTACAAATCGGCAAATGTCTGCAGCATTGCAGCGCAGGAATGAAGCAGGCCGGCGTGGAACTAAAATCGCTGCGCGCCGCAGCAGTGTTTCCTGAAATGTTCAACGCTGAAGTTGATCGGCATGAAAACAAGGCGACGGTCCTGTCACTAGTCACGCTCGAACTCCTGAAAGACGTGCTCGACGAGCACGCCGAGTTGCCGGCCACGGTCACTTGCGACAAGCACGGCGGCCGCGATCGCTATGCTCATCTCATTCAGCATGTCTTTGGCGATGAGCCCGTGCGTACGGTCCGCGAATCGAAAGCCGAGAGCGTTTATCGGCTGAATTACGCTGGCCGCCCGTTGGAATTGCGGTTTCTCGCCAAGGGAGAACGGATGCTCGCCGCGGCCCTGGCGTCGATGACGGCAAAGTATCTCCGCGAGGTTTCGCTGCGACCGTTCAACCGCTTCTGGCAGTCGCATGTACCCGGTCTGAAAGCGACGGCGGGCTATCCGAACGATGCGAAGCGTTTCAAATCGCAAATCCTCGCCGTGCAACAAAAGCTCGGCATCGACGATCGCGTGCTGTGGCGGAATCGCTAGTCGTCGATCGCTCCCGCGATCGATGAATCGATTCGGGAGCGTTATCGAAGATCGTCAACAAGCAATCCGCGTCCATGCATCGAGCGCTGAGCGGTTGACGACTACAGCTTGCCTTCTACGGCCAATTGGTGGAAGTAATGCTGCACCTTGTCTTGATTGTCGAGCAGCCAATCAATCGATGGTTCGTTCCGCATCGCCTTGCCGATCGCTTTGGCTGTGGCTTCGCGATTGGTTTTGAAGAGCAACTCAAAGTCGACCTTTTCTTCGTCGACGATCGACGGATCGAGCCAAACCGAAACGATAATTCCCAGATCGTTGGCTTTCTTCTTGGGAATGTCGCCGGCCCGCACTGCATCGAGCACACCGTGAGCGATCGCGGATTGCACGGTGCCCATCAGGATGTTGGTGTACTTTGAACTCTTGACGGTCACCTTGCTAACCATCAGTGTCGTCGGCCTGATCTGCACGTCGCTATTGAGAATCGCAAAGACCTTGGTGTGCCCCTTCACCTGATCGCCGATCAGATTGGCGATGGCATAACCGACCGGGCCATCAAGCTCGCCAATCACCACTTCCGGTTCTGCCGCCGAGTAAGCCGGTTCGCCTTCGACGAGGGCTTCGCCGGTGCGGAGGATGATGCGGTCGTCACTTTTCTTTTTCGAATCTTTTTTACTTGGCTTTTTCTTGGCCACGGTGCGGTTTCCTTGCATTGAGAATCGTTGACCCGGTTGTCAGGGTCATTCATGATAAAGTATCGAAGGCAGGTAACGGAGATCTGGCGCATTCGCGATGAGTAAGTCTTCACAATTCGATGCGTACCACGAATTACTCGGGATTCCGCCCGCGGAACAGCCTCCGAATTTGTATCGGCTGGTCGGCATTAGCCTGTTCGAGAACGTCCACTCGGTCATCGAGCGCGCTGCCGATCGGCAGATGTCCCACCTTCGCAGCTTTCAGGTCGGCAAGCATGCAGTCGATAGCCAAAAGCTCCTGAACGAACTTGCTCGCGCGCGACATATCCTGCTGGATGATGCCGAACGGGCTGCCTACGACGCCAAACTTCGCAAACAACTCGAGCCCAAGGCCGCACCGAAGCCAGCGCCTGCCGCCGCGCCGAAACCGGCGGCAGCCAAGCCAACACCTGTTGCCCGGCCGCAGCAACCTGCCCCTGTGCAGCCTAGGCCGCAGGTGCAACAACCACTGCCACAGCAACCACCTGCGCCGCAGTACCCCGTTTATCCGGAACTCTCCGCGCCGGCGTCTGCGTTTCACTCACACACGCTGGGGCCCGCGCACGGCGGCAACGACTCCATCATGAGTCCGGCCCTGGTTGCCGCGATTGTGGCGGGAGTTGTCGTATCGCTGGGCATCATTGTGTTGTTCGTGAGCCAGATGGGCGGTAGTACGCCGCCAGTCCCAGTGGCAATCGCGCCGGATGTACCCGCACCACCAAATCTCCAGCCAACGATTCCGCAGCCTCCGCTGCATCAAGTGCCCGGACCGCCCCATCCAACAATCCCACCGGCAGCAGTTCCGCGAGAGATGACACCGGACCCTTTTGTGGTTCCTCCGGCCTCCGAACCGCCGCCGACGCCGACAACGCCAGAATCGGAACCGACGGAACCCGTGTCAGAGCCCGTGTTGGAATCGAAACGCGAGCCGCTGGAGTCTCATACGTGGATCGAATTGATTCCGCTGGTCGAATTCGATCACGATCTGGCCAGCGGAGAATGGACTCGCAACGGCAACCAACTGAGCGTGACCGGCATCCGCAATTCACGGCTGCGGTTTCCGGTGATTCTCACCAACTGCAGCTACGATTTTGAAACCGAGTTCAAACTAGGTGTGGATCATGACGACATCCACCTGATCATTCCCGTTGGCGACCAAAACGTCCTCGTCAGCACCGATTCATATGGAAATCGCAAGTACAGCTATCTCGATCGAGTGGCCGGCAAAGAGGCGTGGGAAAATCCCGCAGCCGTCGTCGCCAACTTGCTCCAACCCAATACACTGCATCGCATCAAGATGAGCGTGCGGTTGACCGGCGATCATGCGCAGGTGGCCTACACACTCGATGGCAAGCAGCGGTATATGTACGAAGGGCCCACGAGCGATCTCCAGGTTGCTCCCGCGTGGAGCATCGGGACCAAAGCCCAGCCGGCGCTCGCCATTTACGACACTCCTGCCACGTTCACGACGTGCCGCGTCAAGCTTCTCGAGGGCGAGGGCTTTTATGGCCGAGCCGCGCCGCTGCTGCAACCCATCCCCGAGCGCTATGCCGAGATGAGAGCGACCTCACTCACCTCGCTTACTCCCGCGATCAAGACTCACTTCGAAGACAAATTCGGCATCAACGCGGGGACCAACCCGATCATCAACGGTCAGCCGTGCACTGACTTCGTCTATGCTCACGCGCCTTCGCGTTTGACCTACGCCATTCCTCCCGGCACGAAAGCGTTCACCGCGATGGCCTATTGCGCCCGCAGCGGCAGTGTGAAATTCATCGTC is drawn from Anatilimnocola floriformis and contains these coding sequences:
- the fae gene encoding formaldehyde-activating enzyme — encoded protein: MAKKKPSKKDSKKKSDDRIILRTGEALVEGEPAYSAAEPEVVIGELDGPVGYAIANLIGDQVKGHTKVFAILNSDVQIRPTTLMVSKVTVKSSKYTNILMGTVQSAIAHGVLDAVRAGDIPKKKANDLGIIVSVWLDPSIVDEEKVDFELLFKTNREATAKAIGKAMRNEPSIDWLLDNQDKVQHYFHQLAVEGKL
- a CDS encoding NPCBM/NEW2 domain-containing protein, whose translation is MSKSSQFDAYHELLGIPPAEQPPNLYRLVGISLFENVHSVIERAADRQMSHLRSFQVGKHAVDSQKLLNELARARHILLDDAERAAYDAKLRKQLEPKAAPKPAPAAAPKPAAAKPTPVARPQQPAPVQPRPQVQQPLPQQPPAPQYPVYPELSAPASAFHSHTLGPAHGGNDSIMSPALVAAIVAGVVVSLGIIVLFVSQMGGSTPPVPVAIAPDVPAPPNLQPTIPQPPLHQVPGPPHPTIPPAAVPREMTPDPFVVPPASEPPPTPTTPESEPTEPVSEPVLESKREPLESHTWIELIPLVEFDHDLASGEWTRNGNQLSVTGIRNSRLRFPVILTNCSYDFETEFKLGVDHDDIHLIIPVGDQNVLVSTDSYGNRKYSYLDRVAGKEAWENPAAVVANLLQPNTLHRIKMSVRLTGDHAQVAYTLDGKQRYMYEGPTSDLQVAPAWSIGTKAQPALAIYDTPATFTTCRVKLLEGEGFYGRAAPLLQPIPERYAEMRATSLTSLTPAIKTHFEDKFGINAGTNPIINGQPCTDFVYAHAPSRLTYAIPPGTKAFTAMAYCARSGSVKFIVSADGQELYSVERRAIAPVAVNIPEGAKTLTLECDPLDRSWDDDSCWCFPAFRE
- a CDS encoding efflux RND transporter periplasmic adaptor subunit, with the protein product MRLAFLLLAGAAAVAASGCGSAAGNLPTPQPPKVTVAVPAVREVRDIDDYTGRIESTQTVEVHARVGGILDEVYFADGDFVERGKVLYQIDPRTYRAEWDQAKARVTLYDAKYNLARTIRARNESLLKAKAVAQEEFDQSVASEAEALAARESALADTETMRLNLEFTQIKAEISGRIDRTYITRGNMVQAGALSPVLTKIVSVDPVYVYFNPDEIAFLRYTERRVAGDGKMEATHLRERKIVVTITLADGTTYSEAGLIDFASNTVDPSTGTITVRASFPNPKRALTPGLFVRLHIASEDAYQAVLIPERAINTDQSDKFVYVINDKNIAERRNVVLGTKHGKLRVVKSGLGASDRVVISGGLLVRAGLPVTPEEGAVDISSLPALPKPPTAMENSEPAKPAPPPELPIQAAPDRTPPPIVPDTPAKPLPPPSANP